One stretch of Micromonospora echinospora DNA includes these proteins:
- a CDS encoding ribonuclease J has translation MTEAHIEGELPPPLPEGGLRIIPLGGLGAIGRNMTVFEYDGKLLIVDCGVLFPDVEQPGVDLILPDFAPILDRLADVQAIVLTHGHEDHIGAVPYLLAHKPDIPLVGSQFTLALVEAKLAERRIQPYTLTVREGGRERLGPFECEFFAVNHSIPDALAVAIRTPAGLVLHTGDFKMDQLPLDGRITDLAGFARLGAEGVDLLLSDSTNAEIPGFVTPEREIGPVLDSIFAKAKGRIIVASFASHVHRVQQVFDSAAEHGRKVALIGRSMVRNMGIARDLGLLNIPAGLVVGIEEATNLPPEQIVLMSTGSQGEPMSALGRMASGDHRHITIAPGDTVVLASSLVPGNETSVYRVINRLARAGAVVVHKDVAKVHVSGHAPAGELLYLLNVVRPSNLMPVHGEWRHLRAHARLGIESGVAPDRVVLCEDGDVVDLVEGRASVVGRVKSRYVYVDGLAVGDVSESLLTERRILGDGGFIAATVVVDSVTGKVVAGPTVSAKGFSEDQAAFNAVIPLVTEALNRAAADGITDPHQLQQIVRRTVGRWVNDAYRRRPMIVPTVVEV, from the coding sequence GTGACCGAGGCGCACATCGAGGGTGAGCTGCCCCCGCCACTGCCCGAGGGCGGCCTGCGGATCATCCCGCTCGGCGGACTCGGCGCCATCGGCCGGAACATGACCGTCTTCGAGTACGACGGCAAGCTGCTCATCGTCGACTGCGGGGTGCTGTTCCCCGATGTCGAGCAGCCGGGCGTGGACCTGATCCTGCCCGACTTCGCCCCGATCCTGGACCGGCTGGCCGACGTGCAGGCGATCGTGCTCACGCACGGCCACGAGGACCACATCGGCGCGGTGCCGTACCTGCTCGCCCACAAGCCGGACATCCCGCTCGTCGGCTCCCAGTTCACGCTCGCGCTCGTCGAGGCGAAGCTGGCCGAGCGGCGGATCCAGCCGTACACGCTGACCGTGCGGGAGGGCGGCCGGGAACGGCTGGGCCCGTTCGAGTGCGAGTTCTTCGCGGTGAACCACTCGATCCCGGACGCGCTGGCGGTGGCCATCCGTACGCCGGCCGGCCTGGTGCTGCACACCGGCGACTTCAAGATGGACCAGCTTCCGCTGGACGGGCGGATCACCGACCTGGCCGGGTTCGCCCGGCTCGGCGCCGAGGGCGTCGACCTGCTGCTGTCGGACTCGACGAACGCGGAGATTCCCGGCTTCGTCACGCCGGAGCGGGAGATCGGCCCGGTCCTGGACTCGATCTTCGCGAAGGCCAAGGGGCGGATCATCGTCGCCTCGTTCGCCTCGCACGTGCACCGGGTGCAGCAGGTCTTCGACTCGGCGGCGGAGCACGGCCGCAAGGTGGCGCTGATCGGCCGGTCCATGGTCCGCAACATGGGCATCGCCCGCGACCTGGGCCTGCTCAACATCCCGGCCGGCCTGGTGGTCGGCATCGAGGAGGCCACCAACCTGCCGCCCGAGCAGATCGTGCTGATGTCCACCGGTTCACAGGGCGAGCCGATGAGCGCGCTGGGCCGGATGGCCAGCGGCGACCACCGGCACATCACCATCGCGCCGGGCGACACGGTGGTGCTGGCGTCCTCGCTGGTGCCCGGCAACGAGACGTCGGTCTACCGGGTGATCAACCGGCTGGCCCGCGCCGGCGCCGTGGTGGTGCACAAGGACGTGGCGAAGGTGCACGTCTCCGGCCACGCCCCGGCCGGCGAGCTGCTCTACCTGCTCAACGTCGTACGCCCGAGCAACCTGATGCCGGTGCACGGCGAGTGGCGGCACCTGCGGGCGCACGCCCGGCTCGGCATCGAGTCCGGCGTCGCGCCGGACCGGGTCGTGCTCTGCGAGGACGGCGACGTGGTCGACCTGGTCGAGGGCCGCGCCAGCGTGGTCGGGCGGGTCAAGAGCCGGTACGTCTACGTCGACGGTCTCGCCGTCGGCGACGTCAGCGAGTCGCTGCTCACCGAGCGCCGGATCCTCGGCGACGGCGGTTTCATCGCCGCGACGGTCGTTGTCGACTCGGTCACCGGCAAGGTGGTCGCCGGGCCGACCGTCTCGGCGAAGGGCTTCTCCGAGGACCAGGCCGCGTTCAACGCGGTGATCCCGCTGGTCACCGAGGCGCTGAACCGGGCCGCCGCGGACGGCATCACCGACCCGCACCAGCTCCAGCAGATCGTCCGCCGCACCGTGGGACGCTGGGTCAACGACGCCTACCGCCGGCGGCCGATGATCGTCCCGACCGTCGTCGAGGTCTGA
- a CDS encoding YbjN domain-containing protein has protein sequence MASPEIEDGPDGPLTGHPQALRPLTGELIAAVAAHRGYAVVEEPDGALVGRWERNLIWFHRRGAAGELLQVRTVVARHFGIEHVPELHVFCNMWNHDRLWPKAYVHVADDGSAQICGEVTTDLERGVTPHQLDRLVDCGVTTGCQLAAAVDELTGGTLR, from the coding sequence ATGGCGTCGCCGGAGATCGAGGACGGTCCGGACGGTCCGCTGACCGGACACCCGCAGGCGCTGCGCCCGCTGACCGGCGAGCTGATCGCCGCCGTGGCGGCCCACCGGGGGTACGCGGTGGTCGAGGAGCCCGACGGCGCGCTCGTGGGCCGCTGGGAACGGAACCTGATCTGGTTCCACCGCCGGGGCGCGGCCGGTGAGCTGCTCCAGGTACGCACCGTCGTCGCGCGGCACTTCGGCATCGAGCACGTGCCCGAGCTGCACGTCTTCTGCAACATGTGGAACCACGACCGGCTCTGGCCGAAGGCGTACGTGCACGTCGCCGACGACGGGTCGGCCCAGATCTGCGGCGAGGTCACCACCGACCTGGAGCGCGGGGTCACACCGCACCAGCTCGACCGGCTGGTCGACTGCGGTGTCACCACCGGCTGCCAGCTGGCCGCCGCCGTCGACGAGCTGACCGGCGGGACGCTCCGATGA
- the rimO gene encoding 30S ribosomal protein S12 methylthiotransferase RimO — MVSATSSTPQSDGRRVALLTLGCARNEVDSEELAARLHADGWQVTTDGEGADVVVVNTCGFVEKAKQDSIQTLLAAADTGAKVVAAGCMAERYGRELADSLPEAQAVLSFDDYPDIAARLDSVLAGEAIGAHTPRDRRELLPLTPVKRRDAAVSLPGHGTPARVAPQTDAHTPAHLRQVLRHRLDTGPVASLKLASGCDRRCAFCAIPAFRGAFVSRTPDELLAEAEWLAKTGVRELVLVSENSTSYGKDLGDPRALEKLLPQLAAIDGIVRVRASYLQPAETRPGLVEVIATTPGVAAYFDLSFQHSSEPVLRRMRRFGSTDRFLELLASARALAPDAGARSNFIVGFPGETKQDVTELVRFLTEARLDAIGMFDYSDEDGTEAAGLTGKVSAATIKRRYDRLSALADELCSQRAEERLGATVEVLVDSVADGVVEGRAAHQAPEVDGSTTLVAPDGGGVDLAALRPGDLVRATVTATEGVDLVAVPDEMISAAPGAVR; from the coding sequence ATGGTGTCTGCCACCTCCTCCACCCCGCAATCCGACGGGCGCCGGGTCGCCCTGCTGACTCTCGGCTGCGCCCGCAACGAGGTCGACTCGGAGGAGCTGGCCGCCCGGCTGCATGCCGACGGGTGGCAGGTGACCACCGACGGCGAGGGCGCCGACGTGGTGGTGGTGAACACCTGCGGCTTCGTGGAGAAGGCCAAGCAGGACTCGATCCAGACGCTGCTCGCCGCCGCCGACACCGGCGCGAAGGTGGTCGCCGCCGGGTGCATGGCCGAGCGGTACGGCCGTGAGCTGGCCGACAGCCTCCCCGAGGCGCAGGCGGTGCTCAGCTTCGACGACTACCCGGACATCGCCGCCCGCCTCGACTCGGTGCTCGCCGGCGAGGCGATCGGCGCGCACACCCCCCGCGACCGGCGGGAACTGCTGCCGCTGACGCCGGTGAAGCGCCGCGACGCGGCGGTGTCGCTGCCCGGGCACGGCACCCCGGCCCGGGTCGCGCCGCAGACCGACGCGCACACCCCGGCGCACCTGCGGCAGGTGCTGCGGCACCGGCTCGACACCGGCCCGGTCGCCTCGCTGAAGCTCGCCAGTGGCTGCGATCGGCGGTGCGCGTTCTGCGCCATCCCGGCCTTCCGCGGGGCGTTCGTCTCGCGTACCCCGGACGAGCTGCTCGCCGAGGCCGAGTGGCTGGCCAAGACCGGCGTCCGCGAGCTGGTGCTGGTCAGCGAGAACTCCACCTCGTACGGCAAGGACCTGGGCGACCCGCGCGCGCTGGAGAAGCTGCTGCCGCAGCTCGCCGCGATCGACGGCATCGTGCGGGTACGCGCCAGCTACCTCCAGCCCGCCGAGACCCGGCCCGGCCTGGTCGAGGTGATCGCCACCACGCCCGGCGTGGCCGCGTACTTCGACCTGTCGTTCCAGCACTCCAGCGAGCCGGTGCTGCGCCGGATGCGGCGCTTCGGCTCCACCGACCGGTTCCTGGAGCTGCTCGCCTCCGCCCGCGCGCTCGCGCCGGACGCGGGCGCGCGCAGCAACTTCATCGTCGGCTTCCCCGGCGAGACCAAGCAGGACGTGACCGAGCTGGTCCGGTTCCTGACCGAGGCGCGCCTGGACGCGATCGGCATGTTCGACTACAGCGACGAGGACGGCACCGAGGCCGCCGGGCTGACCGGCAAGGTCTCCGCCGCCACGATCAAGCGGCGGTACGACAGGCTCAGCGCGCTGGCCGACGAACTGTGCTCGCAGCGCGCCGAGGAGCGCCTCGGCGCGACGGTGGAGGTGCTCGTGGACTCGGTCGCCGACGGCGTCGTGGAGGGCCGGGCCGCCCATCAGGCGCCCGAGGTCGACGGATCGACCACGCTCGTCGCGCCGGACGGCGGCGGCGTCGACCTGGCCGCGTTGCGCCCCGGTGATCTGGTCCGGGCCACTGTCACAGCGACCGAGGGTGTCGATTTGGTCGCCGTACCGGATGAGATGATCTCGGCGGCGCCCGGCGCGGTACGGTGA
- a CDS encoding YbjN domain-containing protein: protein MTTARDRGLAAALADARDRPDGEERCAELERIASRADATGDPRTALSARFALVEAYLHLGERWRTVEPVRRMRETAARHPGLLDARPDELTRLRRHQRQAVEALFGTPRVGLDQARSLLDALAGELGEDAAPVAELRCRVADHLGDEPAARRAYERWSAADAADPVGGCPGCAPARRAELLAGWGEPEAALAALAPALTGWVVPQAPSTRRGEREAAAAAAGAAVCTDQPERALAVGLLPWLRVGAVTEAARAHVRAYRRHRRERAAFGLLATHLRFCALGGYLHRGLEVLTEQLPRLDHPADDLSAMEFAAAGALLCGLAAEAGLGGRRIHRPGHGSRPAAEVDVATLGAQLQALATALAGSFDARNGTGHQSGRIASWLAERPLAAPVSLAAESEFDEEPEPDPAEPGPPGPEEPAPLDAALLAAALDARGEPYTVEPDGTLVGRWGEATIQFRLLGRRCDVLHARVVAARTLPAERRAEAYAFCNAWNHDRLLPAAYVHEPGDGTLVLAAGVSTDLSCGVAPAQLEVLVAAAVRTGAAYAEAVAALA from the coding sequence ATGACCACGGCCCGCGACCGAGGGCTGGCCGCCGCGCTCGCCGACGCCCGGGACCGGCCCGACGGCGAGGAGCGCTGCGCCGAGCTGGAGCGGATCGCCTCCCGCGCGGACGCCACCGGTGACCCGCGTACCGCCCTGTCGGCGCGGTTCGCGCTGGTCGAGGCGTACCTGCACCTGGGTGAGCGGTGGCGCACCGTGGAACCGGTCCGGCGGATGCGGGAGACGGCGGCCCGGCACCCCGGGCTGCTGGACGCCCGCCCCGACGAGCTGACCCGGCTGCGCCGGCACCAGCGGCAGGCGGTGGAGGCGCTGTTCGGCACGCCCCGGGTCGGCCTGGACCAGGCCCGGTCCCTGTTGGACGCGCTCGCCGGGGAGCTGGGCGAGGACGCCGCGCCGGTCGCGGAGCTGCGGTGCCGCGTCGCCGACCACCTCGGCGACGAGCCGGCCGCCCGGCGGGCGTACGAACGCTGGTCGGCCGCCGACGCGGCGGACCCGGTGGGCGGCTGTCCGGGCTGCGCCCCGGCTCGACGGGCCGAGCTGCTGGCGGGCTGGGGCGAACCGGAGGCGGCGCTGGCGGCGCTGGCGCCGGCGCTGACCGGCTGGGTCGTGCCGCAGGCACCATCGACCCGGCGGGGCGAGCGGGAGGCCGCCGCGGCCGCGGCCGGGGCGGCGGTCTGCACCGATCAGCCCGAACGGGCGCTCGCCGTGGGACTGCTGCCGTGGCTGCGGGTCGGCGCGGTGACCGAGGCGGCCCGGGCGCACGTGCGCGCGTACCGCCGGCACCGGCGTGAGCGGGCCGCGTTCGGGCTGCTCGCCACGCACCTGCGCTTCTGCGCGCTGGGCGGCTACCTGCACCGCGGGCTGGAGGTGCTGACCGAGCAGCTGCCCCGGCTGGACCACCCGGCCGACGACCTGTCCGCGATGGAGTTCGCGGCGGCCGGCGCGCTGCTCTGCGGGCTGGCCGCCGAGGCCGGGCTCGGCGGGCGGCGGATCCACCGCCCAGGGCACGGTTCGCGACCGGCGGCCGAGGTGGACGTGGCGACACTCGGGGCGCAGCTCCAGGCGCTGGCCACGGCGCTCGCCGGCAGCTTCGACGCCCGCAACGGCACCGGGCACCAGTCCGGCCGGATCGCCTCCTGGCTGGCCGAGCGGCCGCTCGCCGCACCGGTCTCGCTCGCCGCCGAGAGCGAGTTCGACGAGGAGCCGGAACCGGACCCGGCCGAGCCCGGTCCGCCCGGTCCGGAGGAGCCGGCCCCGCTGGACGCGGCGCTGCTCGCCGCCGCGCTCGACGCCCGGGGCGAGCCGTACACGGTGGAGCCGGACGGCACACTCGTCGGCCGGTGGGGCGAGGCGACGATCCAGTTCCGCCTTCTCGGCCGCCGCTGTGACGTGCTGCACGCCCGGGTGGTGGCGGCGCGCACGCTGCCGGCCGAGCGGCGCGCCGAGGCGTACGCGTTCTGCAACGCCTGGAACCACGACCGGCTGCTGCCCGCCGCCTACGTGCACGAGCCCGGCGACGGGACGCTGGTGCTGGCCGCGGGCGTCTCCACGGACCTGTCCTGCGGGGTCGCCCCGGCGCAGCTGGAGGTGCTGGTGGCCGCGGCGGTCCGCACCGGCGCCGCGTACGCCGAAGCGGTCGCCGCCCTGGCCTGA
- the thyX gene encoding FAD-dependent thymidylate synthase, protein MVQPQVKLIAWTQFQAPDEVPWSTDADGGQALAEFAGRACYQSWKKPNPATATNAGYLAHILEVGHLSVLEHGSVSFYFSGVSRSFTHELIRHRHFSYSQLSQRYVPERDAAMVEPSVIADDPELHKKFVEATDAAVRAYTELLEGLEARFTDEPNPTLRRKQARQAARAVLPNATETRIVVTGNYRAWRHFVKMRATEHADVEIRELAVECLRQLKGVAPNVFADFVISTLADGTEVAASPYAE, encoded by the coding sequence ATGGTGCAGCCCCAGGTCAAGTTGATCGCGTGGACCCAGTTCCAGGCGCCGGACGAGGTGCCCTGGTCCACCGACGCCGACGGCGGGCAGGCGCTCGCCGAGTTCGCCGGCCGGGCCTGCTACCAGAGCTGGAAGAAGCCGAACCCGGCGACCGCCACCAACGCGGGTTACCTGGCGCACATCCTGGAGGTCGGCCACCTGAGCGTGCTGGAGCACGGCTCGGTGAGCTTCTACTTCAGCGGCGTGTCGCGCTCGTTCACGCACGAGCTGATCCGGCACCGGCACTTCTCCTACTCGCAGCTCTCCCAGCGGTACGTGCCGGAGCGGGACGCGGCGATGGTCGAGCCGTCGGTGATCGCCGACGACCCGGAGCTGCACAAGAAGTTCGTCGAGGCCACCGACGCGGCGGTGCGGGCGTACACCGAGTTGCTGGAGGGGCTGGAGGCCCGCTTCACCGACGAGCCCAACCCGACGCTGCGCCGCAAGCAGGCGCGCCAGGCGGCGCGGGCGGTGCTGCCGAACGCGACCGAGACCCGGATCGTGGTGACCGGCAACTACCGGGCGTGGCGGCACTTCGTCAAGATGCGCGCCACCGAGCACGCCGACGTGGAGATCCGCGAGCTGGCGGTGGAGTGCCTGCGGCAGCTCAAGGGTGTCGCGCCGAACGTCTTCGCCGATTTCGTGATCTCCACCCTGGCCGACGGCACCGAGGTGGCGGCCTCCCCGTACGCCGAGTGA
- a CDS encoding ornithine cyclodeaminase family protein — MTLLFSDDDVAAAVDAPLTVAAMRDALLAAYAGRLIAPPRASAPLGGGRMVLTAGHLTGEWYGFRSYDTFGHPESGQLVVLHDASTGAVRAIAVGEELGSRRTGGLGGVAVDALARADAATLGVVGSGRQAWTQVWAAAAVRPLREVTVHSRSAARREAFAARVRAELGLPARAVGSAAAAVRDRDVVVLATTSTVPVLDAADLAPGTHVNTVGFKQTDRHEFGPDLLDAADLLVTDSPGQAAAYVPPMLAAVEPYAGRLRDLGAVLAGAVPGRTGADQVSVFCSTGLAGTEVFLLDRLARVAAPAR, encoded by the coding sequence ATGACCCTGCTCTTCTCCGACGACGACGTCGCGGCCGCCGTGGACGCCCCGCTCACCGTCGCGGCCATGCGGGACGCGCTGCTGGCCGCGTACGCCGGGCGGCTCATCGCCCCGCCCCGGGCGTCCGCGCCGCTGGGCGGGGGCCGGATGGTGCTCACCGCCGGGCACCTCACCGGCGAGTGGTACGGCTTCCGCTCGTACGACACGTTCGGCCACCCGGAGAGCGGTCAACTCGTCGTGCTGCACGACGCGAGCACCGGCGCGGTACGCGCCATCGCCGTCGGCGAGGAACTGGGCTCCCGGCGTACCGGAGGACTCGGTGGCGTGGCGGTGGACGCGCTGGCCCGCGCGGACGCCGCCACGCTCGGCGTGGTGGGTTCCGGGCGGCAGGCGTGGACCCAGGTCTGGGCAGCGGCGGCGGTCCGGCCGCTGCGCGAGGTGACCGTCCACAGCCGCTCGGCGGCCCGGCGGGAGGCGTTCGCCGCGCGGGTCCGCGCCGAGCTGGGCTTGCCGGCCCGCGCCGTCGGCTCGGCCGCCGCCGCGGTGCGCGACCGGGACGTGGTGGTGCTCGCCACCACGAGCACCGTCCCGGTGCTGGACGCTGCCGACCTGGCGCCCGGCACGCACGTCAACACGGTCGGCTTCAAGCAGACCGACCGGCACGAGTTCGGCCCCGACCTGCTCGATGCCGCCGACCTGCTGGTCACCGACTCGCCGGGGCAGGCCGCCGCGTACGTCCCGCCGATGCTCGCCGCCGTCGAGCCGTACGCCGGGCGGTTGCGCGACCTGGGCGCGGTGCTGGCCGGGGCGGTTCCCGGCCGGACCGGCGCGGACCAGGTCTCGGTCTTCTGCTCCACCGGCCTGGCCGGTACGGAGGTGTTCCTCCTCGACCGGCTGGCCCGCGTGGCCGCTCCCGCCCGCTGA
- a CDS encoding DNA translocase FtsK, which produces MAGRTSQASRRRGASPRGTTNNRARQPAKKAAARKPARRPARRGPAPAAFVGRAAGAVWMGLAHTVGWAFRAAGRQAASTRELDPEHRRDGAGLLLFGLAILSAVGIWGGGAGPVGRHLADTVRLFIGAISIILPVLFMVGAWRLMRTPADPEHRGRGLVGWGSMMLATASMLHIGQNPVDEVQRDYAGGLLGAGVGNLLKSAVTAWVAMPLLLLLLVFGLLVVTATPINKIPERLGLRGDSGVPEDDEEEAEAEAAAKPARKRPAKRLSSPLEPLDPDDELAGVDLQETIVLPRKTPRVPANRKPVDPPEHSPLPTRAEQLALTGLAGDYTLPPANMLGSGAAPKTRSKANDEVIAALTGVFEQFDVDAAVTGFTRGPTVTRYEVELGPGVKVERITQLSRNIAYAVKSPDVRILSPIPGKSAVGVEIPNTDPENVSLGDVLRSRAATSDHHPMVVALGKDIEGGYVVANLAKMPHILIAGATGAGKSSCLNSLLVSVLTRATPDEVRLLLIDPKRVEMTGYEGIPHLVTPIVTNPKKAADSLEWVVREMDMRYDDLAANGVRHIDDFNRKVRNGEIKAPPGSEREMRPYPYLLVIVDELADLMMVAPRDVEDSIVRITQLARAAGIHLVLATQRPSVDVVTGLIKANVPSRLAFATSSLADSRVILDQPGAEKLLGRGDGLFLPMGASKPQRIQGAWVTEREIADVVKFCKDQREPEFRPDVLAPAQDSKKKIDEDIGDDLDLLVQAVELVVTSQFGSTSMLQRKLRVGFAKAGRLMDLMETRGVVGPSEGSKARDVLVKPDELEEVLAGLRGGED; this is translated from the coding sequence ATGGCGGGGCGTACCTCTCAGGCGAGCCGGCGGCGCGGCGCGTCGCCGCGTGGCACCACGAACAACCGCGCCCGTCAGCCGGCGAAGAAGGCGGCGGCGCGGAAACCGGCGCGGCGGCCGGCGCGCCGCGGGCCGGCTCCGGCCGCGTTCGTCGGCCGGGCCGCGGGCGCTGTCTGGATGGGGCTGGCCCACACGGTGGGCTGGGCGTTCCGGGCCGCCGGCCGGCAGGCCGCGTCCACCCGGGAGCTGGATCCGGAGCACCGCCGCGACGGCGCCGGGCTGCTGCTGTTCGGCCTGGCCATCCTCAGCGCGGTGGGCATCTGGGGCGGCGGGGCCGGGCCGGTGGGCCGGCACCTGGCCGACACCGTACGGCTGTTCATCGGCGCCATCTCGATCATTCTGCCGGTGCTGTTCATGGTCGGCGCGTGGCGGCTGATGCGGACCCCGGCCGACCCGGAGCATCGCGGCCGTGGCCTGGTCGGCTGGGGCTCGATGATGCTGGCGACCGCCTCGATGCTGCACATCGGGCAGAACCCGGTCGACGAGGTCCAGCGCGACTACGCCGGCGGTCTGCTCGGCGCGGGCGTGGGCAACCTGCTGAAGTCGGCGGTGACCGCCTGGGTGGCGATGCCGCTGCTGCTCCTGCTGCTGGTGTTCGGCCTGCTCGTGGTCACCGCGACCCCGATCAACAAGATCCCGGAGCGACTGGGCCTGCGCGGTGATTCGGGCGTGCCCGAGGACGACGAGGAGGAAGCCGAGGCCGAGGCGGCGGCGAAACCGGCCCGCAAGCGGCCGGCGAAGCGGCTGTCCTCGCCGCTGGAGCCACTGGACCCGGACGACGAGCTGGCCGGCGTCGACCTCCAGGAAACCATCGTGCTGCCGCGCAAGACGCCGCGCGTGCCGGCGAACCGCAAGCCGGTCGACCCGCCGGAGCACTCGCCGCTGCCCACCCGCGCCGAGCAGCTCGCGCTCACCGGGCTGGCCGGCGACTACACGCTGCCGCCGGCGAACATGCTCGGCAGCGGCGCCGCGCCGAAGACCCGGAGCAAGGCCAACGACGAGGTGATCGCCGCGCTCACCGGCGTCTTCGAGCAGTTCGACGTGGACGCCGCGGTCACCGGCTTCACCCGCGGGCCGACGGTCACCCGCTACGAGGTCGAGCTGGGCCCGGGCGTGAAGGTCGAGCGGATCACCCAGCTCTCCCGCAACATCGCGTACGCGGTGAAGTCGCCGGACGTGCGCATCCTCAGCCCGATCCCGGGCAAGAGCGCGGTCGGTGTGGAGATCCCGAACACCGACCCGGAGAACGTGTCGCTCGGTGACGTGCTGCGCTCGCGGGCCGCGACCAGCGACCACCACCCGATGGTGGTGGCGCTCGGCAAGGACATCGAGGGCGGCTACGTGGTGGCCAACCTGGCGAAGATGCCGCACATCCTGATCGCGGGCGCGACCGGCGCGGGCAAGTCGTCATGCCTGAACTCGCTGCTGGTGTCCGTCCTGACCCGGGCCACGCCGGACGAGGTGCGGCTGCTGCTGATCGACCCGAAGCGCGTCGAGATGACCGGCTACGAGGGCATCCCGCACCTGGTCACGCCGATCGTGACGAACCCGAAGAAGGCGGCCGACTCGCTGGAGTGGGTCGTGCGCGAGATGGACATGCGCTACGACGACCTCGCCGCCAACGGCGTCCGGCACATCGACGACTTCAACCGCAAGGTGCGCAACGGCGAGATCAAGGCCCCGCCGGGCAGCGAGCGGGAGATGCGGCCGTACCCGTACCTGCTGGTGATCGTGGACGAGCTGGCCGACCTGATGATGGTCGCGCCGCGCGACGTGGAGGACTCCATCGTCCGGATCACCCAGCTCGCCCGGGCCGCCGGCATCCACCTGGTGCTGGCCACCCAGCGTCCCTCGGTCGACGTGGTCACCGGCCTGATCAAGGCGAACGTGCCGTCCCGGCTGGCGTTCGCCACCTCCTCGCTCGCCGACTCGCGGGTCATCCTGGACCAGCCCGGCGCGGAGAAGCTGCTCGGCCGCGGCGACGGCCTGTTCCTGCCGATGGGCGCGTCGAAGCCGCAGCGCATCCAGGGCGCCTGGGTGACCGAGCGCGAGATCGCCGACGTGGTCAAGTTCTGCAAGGACCAGCGGGAGCCGGAGTTCCGTCCGGACGTGCTCGCCCCGGCGCAGGACAGCAAGAAGAAGATCGACGAGGACATCGGCGACGACCTGGACCTGCTCGTGCAGGCGGTCGAGCTGGTGGTCACCTCGCAGTTCGGCTCGACCTCGATGCTCCAGCGCAAGCTGCGTGTGGGCTTCGCCAAGGCGGGCCGGCTGATGGACCTGATGGAGACGCGGGGCGTGGTCGGGCCGTCCGAGGGCTCCAAGGCCCGCGACGTGCTGGTCAAGCCGGACGAGCTGGAGGAGGTCCTGGCCGGCCTGCGCGGCGGCGAGGACTGA
- a CDS encoding DMT family transporter yields MAWLVLVLSGLLETAWAIALDRSAGFTRPLPSAVFAVTLVGSMAGLAYALRDIPVGTGYAVWVGIGAVGTALVGMLALGEPVNLPRVACLLLVVAGVIGLKLFG; encoded by the coding sequence ATGGCCTGGCTCGTACTGGTGCTCTCCGGACTCCTGGAGACCGCGTGGGCGATCGCGCTCGATCGCAGCGCCGGCTTCACCCGTCCCCTCCCCTCCGCCGTCTTCGCCGTCACGCTCGTCGGCAGCATGGCCGGCCTGGCGTACGCGCTGCGCGACATCCCGGTCGGCACCGGATACGCGGTGTGGGTCGGCATCGGGGCGGTGGGCACCGCGCTGGTCGGCATGCTCGCGCTGGGCGAGCCGGTGAACCTGCCGCGCGTCGCCTGCCTGCTGCTGGTGGTCGCCGGCGTGATCGGGCTCAAGCTCTTCGGCTGA
- the dapA gene encoding 4-hydroxy-tetrahydrodipicolinate synthase, producing MTHDHSTDPGQGASRPFGRVMTAMVTPFTPDGGLDLDGAVRLAEYLVDEQSNDALVLNGTTGESPTTTDAEKESLIRAVVEAVGDRARIVAGVGTNDTRHTVELATQAEKAGAHGLLVVTPYYNKPPQAGLLRHFTTVADATGLPVMLYDIPHRSGVAIATETLVKLAEHGRIVAVKDAKGDLFATAEVLSRTDLAYYSGEDALTLPMLSVGAVGVVGTSTHFTGALTKQMIDAFVAGDNAGALALHRQLLPLYTGIFRTQGTILVKAGLAAQGRPAGPVRPPLVDATGDELAQLRADCAAAGLPLPE from the coding sequence ATGACGCACGACCACTCCACCGACCCGGGCCAGGGCGCGTCGCGCCCGTTCGGGCGAGTGATGACGGCCATGGTGACCCCGTTCACGCCGGACGGCGGGCTGGACCTGGACGGCGCCGTCCGGCTGGCCGAATACCTCGTGGACGAGCAGAGCAACGACGCGCTGGTCCTCAACGGCACCACCGGCGAGTCCCCGACCACCACCGACGCGGAGAAGGAGTCGCTGATCCGCGCCGTGGTCGAGGCGGTCGGCGACCGGGCCCGGATCGTCGCCGGGGTGGGCACCAACGACACCCGGCACACCGTCGAGCTGGCCACGCAGGCCGAGAAGGCCGGCGCGCACGGCCTGCTGGTGGTGACGCCGTACTACAACAAGCCGCCGCAGGCCGGGCTGCTGCGTCACTTCACCACCGTCGCGGACGCCACCGGCCTGCCGGTCATGCTCTACGACATCCCGCACCGCTCCGGTGTGGCGATCGCCACCGAGACGCTTGTGAAGCTGGCCGAGCACGGCCGGATCGTCGCCGTCAAGGACGCCAAGGGCGACCTGTTCGCCACCGCGGAGGTGCTCAGCCGCACCGACCTGGCCTACTACAGCGGCGAGGACGCGCTGACGCTGCCGATGCTGTCGGTCGGCGCGGTCGGCGTGGTCGGCACCTCCACCCACTTCACCGGCGCGCTGACCAAGCAGATGATCGACGCGTTCGTGGCGGGCGACAACGCCGGCGCGCTCGCGCTGCACCGGCAACTGCTGCCGCTCTACACCGGCATCTTCCGCACCCAGGGCACGATCCTGGTCAAGGCGGGTCTCGCGGCCCAGGGCCGCCCGGCCGGCCCGGTGCGACCGCCGCTGGTGGACGCCACCGGCGACGAACTGGCCCAGCTGCGCGCCGACTGCGCCGCAGCGGGCCTGCCCCTGCCCGAATGA